A region of the Microbacterium sp. SL75 genome:
GGCCGGCGGCACGCCCTTCAAGACCTCGGGCACCGACGTCACCATCGACCTGCAGGACGAGGGCTCGAAGAAGTTCGCCGACAACTGGAACCGTCTCATCGAAGGCGGCCTGATCTCCAACACCCCCAGCTGGAGCGACGAGTGGTTCAAGGGCCTCGGTGACGGTTCGATCGCCTCTCTCGTGATCGGCGCCTGGATGCCCGGCGTCCTGGAGTCCTCGGTCAAGGACGGCTCGGGCAAGTGGGCCGTGGCCCCCATCCCCACCTACGACGGCAAGGCCGTGACGGCGGAGAACGGCGGCGGCGGCCAGGCCGTGACCAAGCAGAGCAAGAACCCCGCCCTCGCGGCCGGCTTCCTCAAGTGGCTCAACAACGACGACGAGAGCCTGAAGATCTTCGCCGAGTCGGGTGGCTTCCCCTCGACCACCGCGCAGCTGAGCGACCCCGCCTTCGTCGACAAGAAGTCGGACTACTTCGGCGGCCAGCAGATCAACCAGGTGCTGACGCAGGCCTCGAGCGAGGTCCGCGAGGGCTGGAGCTACCTGCCCTTCCAGGTGTACGCCAACAGCATCTACGGCGACACCGTGGGCCAGGCCTACTCGAAGAAGAGCGACCTGAACGCGGGCCTCACCGCGTGGCAGGACCAGCTCGTCCAGTACGGCAACGACCAGGGCTTCTCGGTCAACAAGTAAGCAGTTCCCCGGGGGCGGGTCCGCGTGCACGCATGCGGCCCGCCCCTTCCCTTCCCTCGCCAGGAGAGACCCGAATGACCTCCCCCACCCGTATCGTCGTGGACCGCACCGCCGTCGGAGCCGACGTCCCCCGCCGCCTGTTCGGCTCGTTCGTCGAGCACATGGGCCGTTGCGTGTACGACGGCATCCACTCCCCCGGGCACGACACCGCCGACGGCCAGGGCTTCCGCGCCGACGTGCTCGAGCTCGTGCGCGAGCTGGGCGCCACCGTCGTGCGCTACCCCGGCGGCAACTTCGTGTCGGGCTACCGCTGGGAGGACGGTGTGGGCCCGCGCGAAGAGCGTCCGGTTCGGCTGGATGCCGCGTGGCACAGCACCGAGACCAATCAGGTGGGCCTGCACGAGTTCGCCGAGTGGGCGGATGCCGCGGGCCTGGAGGTCATGGAGGCGGTCAACCTCGGCACGCGCGGCGTGGCCGAGGCCGCCGACCTGCTCGAGTACGCCAACCACCCCGCCGGCACCGCGCTGAGCGACCGCCGCCGCGACAACGGCCGCGAAGACCCGTTCGGCATCCGCCTGTGGTGCCTGGGCAACGAGATGGACGGCCCCTGGCAGATCGGCCACAAGACCGCCGACGAGTACGGCCGCCTGTCCGCCGAGACCGCACGCATGATGCGCTTCATCGACCCGACGGTCGAGCTCGTGGCCGCGGGCAGCTCGAATCACGAGATGCCGACGTTCGGCGAATGGGAGCGCACCGTGCTCCGCCACACCGCGGGACTGATCGATCACATCTCGGTCCACGCGTACTACGAAGAAGACCCCGCCGACCCCGCCAGCTTCCTCGCCAGCGGAGTCGCCCTGGACCGCTACATCGGCGAGGTCGCCGACATCATCGACGAGGTCGGGGCGACGACCCCCGACGGCCGCCCGATCGGCATCAGCGTCGACGAGTGGAACGTCTGGAACCAGACCCGCTGGAACGAGGTCGACAAGCCGCGCGTGTTCACGGGCGACTGGCCGATCGCGCCGCGCCTGATCGAAGACGACTACACCGTGACCGACGCCGTCGTCGTGGGCTCGCTCCTGATCACGCTCATCCGCCGCTCCGACCGCGTGTCGATGGCGAACCTCGCGCAGCTCGTGAATGTCATCGCCCCCATCCGCACCGAGCCCGACGGCGGCGCAGCCTGGCGGCAGACCACCTTCCACCCCTTCGCCCTCACGGCCAAGGCGGCATCCGGTCGCGTCGTCGTCCCGCGTGTCGACGGCGCTACCATCGACACCCCGCGGCTCGGCCCGGTCGACGCCGTCGACACGGTCGCCACCGTCGACGGCGACACCGTGTCGGTGTTCCTCGTGCACCGCGACCTCGAGGCCCCGACCCCGGTCGAGCTCGACCTCGGCCGGGTCGACGCCGTCGAAGCCGTGGTCGTCACGATCCCCGAGGGCGGGGACCGCCACACCACCAATTCCGCCGACGGCGAGCCCGTCGCCCCCGTCGGACTCGACGTCGAGGTGGGCGACGACGGCATCCTGCGTTTCACCCTCCCCGCTCTGTCGTGGGTACGCCTGCGCGCGCGCCTCGTCGACTGATCCCCTGAGAACCCGAAAGACATCGTGACGACTTTCTCCATCGGCGAGACCGACTTCCTGCTCGACGGGAAGCCCCACCAGGTCATCTCCGGAACGCTGCATTACTTCCGCATCCACCCCGAACATTGGGTCGACCGCATCCGCACCGCCAAGGCCATGGGGCTCAACACCATCGA
Encoded here:
- a CDS encoding ABC transporter substrate-binding protein, giving the protein MRKSTAARRAVFAVAATALTVGALTACSGGNAGGAAGGSADDIEKALEAGGEITYWSWTPSAEAQVKAFEAKYPKVKVNYVNAGTNTEEYTKLQNAIKAGSGAPDVVQIEYYAFPQFALSDSLVDLSSYGFADLKGDYATGPWGSVNFDGKLYGLPQDSGPMALFYNKSVFDQYGIAVPTTWDEYVAAGEKLHAADPTKYITADNGDSGFTTSMIWQAGGTPFKTSGTDVTIDLQDEGSKKFADNWNRLIEGGLISNTPSWSDEWFKGLGDGSIASLVIGAWMPGVLESSVKDGSGKWAVAPIPTYDGKAVTAENGGGGQAVTKQSKNPALAAGFLKWLNNDDESLKIFAESGGFPSTTAQLSDPAFVDKKSDYFGGQQINQVLTQASSEVREGWSYLPFQVYANSIYGDTVGQAYSKKSDLNAGLTAWQDQLVQYGNDQGFSVNK
- a CDS encoding alpha-N-arabinofuranosidase, which codes for MTSPTRIVVDRTAVGADVPRRLFGSFVEHMGRCVYDGIHSPGHDTADGQGFRADVLELVRELGATVVRYPGGNFVSGYRWEDGVGPREERPVRLDAAWHSTETNQVGLHEFAEWADAAGLEVMEAVNLGTRGVAEAADLLEYANHPAGTALSDRRRDNGREDPFGIRLWCLGNEMDGPWQIGHKTADEYGRLSAETARMMRFIDPTVELVAAGSSNHEMPTFGEWERTVLRHTAGLIDHISVHAYYEEDPADPASFLASGVALDRYIGEVADIIDEVGATTPDGRPIGISVDEWNVWNQTRWNEVDKPRVFTGDWPIAPRLIEDDYTVTDAVVVGSLLITLIRRSDRVSMANLAQLVNVIAPIRTEPDGGAAWRQTTFHPFALTAKAASGRVVVPRVDGATIDTPRLGPVDAVDTVATVDGDTVSVFLVHRDLEAPTPVELDLGRVDAVEAVVVTIPEGGDRHTTNSADGEPVAPVGLDVEVGDDGILRFTLPALSWVRLRARLVD